A window of Limosilactobacillus sp. WILCCON 0051 genomic DNA:
GTGGGAATCTGGTACGTAATCATGATCTACGCCTACACGCTGCTGCAGAAATTATTGGAAAAACGCTTGGCACGTCGCTTTGGAGAGGAGACAGCTTAACTTGAGTACCAACCAGTATTTACCAATTGCCATAAAAACTGCCAATTGGCTTGATGAACATATCATCAAAACCGACCACGGTATCACCTGGGATATCAGCCAGTCGTTTCAGGGACCTTGGCGCTATTATGATGAAGCCTCCATGTATGCTGGGGCCAGTGGGATCGTGAAGTTTTACCTGGAGCTGGCCCAGATCAGCGGCAATCAGCGCTATCTAGACACAGCTGTCGCGGCTGGTCATGAACTAGCCGCACGAATTTTAAAACGCAATCCGCATCTGGACAAAGCCTTTAGCCGCTATGCCTTTACCACCGGACTCAGCGGTGTGGCGCAAGCATTGGACTGGATCAATCAAGAACATCATGAGGCCGTTTTTGACCACGCCATCATCAAAATCTTAAACGGTATCGTCAATGATCAAAAGCAGGATGGATCATGGAGCGGCCAGATTGGCATCGTGGCTGACGGTGGCACGGCGCTTTTGTTGGGACGGCTGGGTTCAAGGTATCTGATCGATGGTTTGCAGGATGCTTTGATCAAATTTGGCGACTATGTTCTAGCCCACAAGCGAATTGACGAGCACGGACAGTCATTTTATGTCGGCTTGGATCTTAAATTCGTGGGCGGTCCCATCGGCAAGTTCAATACCGGTTTTCCACTGGGACCAGCCGGCGTGGCGTTTACGCTGCTTAAATTAGCTGAGCTGACAGGAGAAAATCGTTTTATCGATGGCACCAAGGGTATTCGCGAATTTTATGAATACTATAATGATGGTAAGGGACTGCTTTTACCGCACTATCATCCCGATACTGAGCATATCTGCTACGTCGGCTACTGCGGTGGACCCGTGGGCACGGCGCGCTACTTTTATGAACTGGCCAAACAGACCGACGATGCTCATGCCGTGGCTGATTTTGAGGCAGCCATCGCGGGACTTGATCGCGTACAGGCACCCAAAAAACGTTCAGCCGGCTATTGGGAAACCGACAACTACTGCTGTGGCACGGCCGGAATTCTGCAGCTGTTTACCGGCGCCTATCTGGTAACGAATAATCAAGACTATCTTAAACGTGCTCAGCAGACTGCCACGATTTTAGTTGAACGGGCAACTCAAAATGACCGGTTTGCCTATTGGAAGCAGGCTTTTGAACGCAAGAACCCGCAAAACGTTACCGCGGCCTTGGGCTTTTATGATGGTGCGGCCGGTATTGCATCATATCTGCTGCAGCTGGGCGAGGTGGAAAATGGTCAGCTGTCGACGCACCGTTTCATTGATGACCCCTACCCTGCCGTTTGGCAACAAAATCGGTAAAACAACCGGCTCAAACAGGCGTTGAACCATGCTGGGCCGGTTTTGAATTAACCTTTAATTTTATAGATTGGAATGATTTGATGTTTAAACGTACGATCCGGCTCAGTCCCGGTATTTATGTCAATGAACCCGGCGCACTGAAAAAGCTGCCTGAACTGATCAAGGCCTTCATGCTGGAAAAGCTAGTCATCTTAACTGATCAAACCGTTTTAAAAGTCATCCCCCAGTACCTGCCGGCTGATTTTCTGACCCGGTACCCAGTCGAAATCTTTAACGGCAGCTGCGAGTTTGCCGAAATCGATCGCCTTACCAAACAGCTGAAAGCCTACGACGGGATCATCGCTTTTGGAGGCGGTCAGCTGATGGACACGGCAAAAGTCGTCAGTGACCGCCTCAACAATGTCTTGATCAACGTCCAGACCGTTCCTTCTAATTGTGCGGCCTTCACCACTAAAAGCATCGTCTATTCGCCAACTCACGAGATGATTGCCAGCGTGCGCGAAAAAAAGCCCGTTGATGCCGTTATCCTGGAACCTGAGCTGTTGAAAAACGCGCCGCTTGAATATCTGCGTTCAGGCATCGGCGACACGCTGGCCAAATACTATGAGATTCGCCGGCGCCTGACTGACGATCAAATGCATTCGCTATCGCTGTCCTTAGCGCGGGATCTGATTGAGCGGTGCCGTCAGGAAATGCTGAAAGTGGATGATCCACGGTCGCTTAACGGTCTTGACCTGCAGAACTTTATCGATACCATCTTTTTAGCGGCGTCATTGGTTGATGGCTTGGCTGACCTGGATGGACGCAGCGTGGCAGCTCATACCTTCTATAATGCCTATGTCAAGGTCATTGGCCCGCAACGCTTTACGCATGGCGAAATCGTTGCTTTAGGCAATCTGTTTCAAGTAACGCTGGAAGACGATCCCGCGTTGATCAAAGAAATCCGCGCCTACTATCCCAAGGTTGGCCTGCCGCTTTCTTTGGCCGCACTTGGCATTACCCAGGCTGAGCAGCTGGACTCATTGGCTGAATACATGGCCAAGCCGGATAATATCAGAATGCAGTCGATTTTTCCCGGCATAACCGCGACCACGATTCGCAAGACGCTAGCCAAACTTATCTAAATAATAACCCCCAATCAATTCGCAACAAACCAGCGGATCGGTTGGGGGTATTTTTAGACTGGATTTATGCCTTCATAACTAAAACAGCTGCAGCATCAGCGCCACGATCATTTCTTTAATCAGCTGGCCGCCTAACGAAATCGCGGCAAAAACGATCAGACCATTGATGACCAAAACGATCAGCGCGCCATACATGCGATCAAGCTTCTGACTGCCAGCCTCAAGCATCGTATCAGCCAATGCCAGGGCAAACATTCCCAAAGCAGTCAGCAGAATCACGCCAATCAGAGTCATCATGCCAAGCGAGCTGGTTAATGATGCCAGCAATAAGCTGACCAGCAGCAAAATAACGTTGAAGTTGCTGGACCACGTCAAATGATTGATCATGTCAACGTAATCGCCGCCTTCAATACCACTGACATAGCGTTTAAAGACGTACGCCACGGCACTCATCAGCAGCATGGCAACCACGATCAGCAGCCACAGCAAGAAAAAGCTCCCCGTCGTCATGGCCTTGATATGAAAAACGATTGCCGAGCCTGACGCAAGCTGAGCAAGCTTAGCCGATAGATGATCAACCATCCAGCCAATCGTCACGACCGCAAGCAAGGCCTCGATAATCTGCATCGTCAGGCCAGTCCAACGCCAGCTTGGCTGCTGATAATCACTGGGATGTCTTAGCGACTCAATCAGCCAGGCCCAGGCCCGTTTAAATCCCTGCTTGGTATGCTCGAGATCCAGCGTCAGTTCAAATGAATCCCCGGTCGTACTTGATTCGGATTGCTTTCTGGCTTCCGCACGACTCTTGAATGACGCGGACTCTTGATTGGCCTTAGCTTCACCAGCCGCGCTGACTGCTGCTTTTGGATCCGGTTTGGCCGGCTGGCTGGCTGCTTTTGGATTGTTGACTAAAGGATGCGGCTGTTCTGTAACGTTTTGAACGTCTGAGACTTCTTCACGACTTGGTGCCATCGCGTTTTGGTACGATGGTTCAGCAGCTTTTTGTGCATGGACAGGATCCGTTGATGTTTGCGACTCATGCTGCCCTGCTGTTGCTTGAGGCCGTTCAGCCGCAGCCGATATCGCCCGTGGCTCGCTGATTGGTTCAGTTGCTGGCGACTCACTGTTTTCGCTGGCTATCGAAGCTGGCTGAATTTCTTGATCAGCCGTTTTCTGATTGGCGACCGTTTCAAAATGCCAGCCGCAACGCGTACAGTATTGGGCATTTTCTAAAACTTCACTACCACAGTTTGGACAGACTTTCATCTTACTTCCTCCGTCAAACCATTAATTGATTTAATTATGCAAAGTAAAAGCACCCCGCGGCAATGGCGGAGTGCTGTTTTGATTAAGCGCTGATTAGCCTTCAAAGACGTCCGTCAATGGAGGTACCACTTGCTTCTTACGTGAAACCACGCCTGGCAGGTTCATACGGTGGTTGTCGCCCAGCTTCTTACCGAATGCCTGTTCAACCTTTTCCGTGTTGCCGCCAACAACCAGCAGATCAGAATCGCTGTTCAAAATGTTGGTAGCAATCAAGATGAACGTGTCGTAGCCGTTTTCATCGTTCAGCTGTTGCATCGTCTTTTCCAGGTCGGCTTGACGAGAGAAGACATCATCTAGATCAACCGTGTTTACTTGACCGATCCGCAGCTTAGCGTCGCCCAGTTCAAACGTCTTGGCATCGCCATCAACGATATCAGCGTCAGACTTGGCAGCCAGATTGGTACCAGCCTTCAGCATTTCAATTCCGTAAGCTTCGTAGTCTTCAACACCGGCAACCTTTGCCAGGTACTTCAAAGCTTCGCCGTCGTGGTCAGTAGTCGTTGGTGACTTCAGCAGCAGCGTGTCGGAAATGATAGCAGACATCATCATCCCAGCCAGGTTGGCAGGAATTTCAATGTGCTTTTCTTGGAACAGTTCCGTGATGATCGTAGAAACACAGCCGTATGGACGAGCCGTGATCCAAAGTGGCTGTGCCGTGTTGAAGTTGGCGATCCGGTGGTGATCAACCAAGTGCGTAACCGTAACTTGGTCGATGTCAGCAGCTGATTGTTGTGGTTCGTTGTGGTCAACCAGCATTACCTTGTCAGTTTCGTTGGCAACCGTCTTAACGACCCGTGGTGCTTCCATGTTGAAGTAGTTCAAAGCGTACTTCGTTTCATCGTTTGGTTCGCCCAGGGCAACGGCTTCCGTTTCGTAGCCCAGTTCGTTTTCAAAGTATGAAAATGCCATTGCGGCCGTAATGGCGTCAGTATCTGGCTTTTGATGACCAAAAACTAATTCCTTGCTCATAAAGACAACTCCTTTGATTCAATCATCACGTAAAACGTTAGCTGCAACGTTTTCGCAAATTAATTATACCCTTTTATTTTAGCACGACCAGCCCTTAAATGGGAATCTAATTTCATTTCAGGTGCATATTTATGCAGGCTATGAAATTGAGTCCGTCAGATCGAGCTGCTCGCTTGTCGCCGTTTCAGTCAGCTGGGGCTTGATGCGCAGCTTAACCGGAATGCCCTGACTTTCGGTATCAATTACAAAAGTACCGTTTGAATGGGCCGTTCCCAGATGATGATCCGTAATCAAAACATCCTGGAACATCGGCCGATCGGTAATGATCTCAACGGCTCCCTGATAGTCGGCATCATAAGGCAAAAAGTCGACCAGCTTGTGCGGCAGCTTCTTCAAACGGTGCAGCACCAGTTCGCCGCGCCTTGCCCGTGCGCCAAGCTTAATGTCGGCTACGGCCATTTCTTTAAAGGCCCCGCGCTGAGTTACCATGGCCAGATGCTGATCTTCGTCAACCAGCTGCAGGTCAACCATTCTGTCATCGTCATGCAGGTTGATGGCCCGTACCCCCGTCGTTCTAACCCCGGCAATCGGTACTTCAGCTACGTCAAAGCGAACGGCATAGCCTTCATGACTGATTGCCAGCAGCGACTGCGCGGTATCTTTTGGCTCATAATACATTACGTTAACGACTTGAGCGTCATCGCCCTTGAGCTTCATGTAGACCGTCGCCGTGCTCTTATAACGAGATCCTGGCTGATATTCCTTGAACTCAGTCTGTTTGACCTGACCATCGCTGGTTCCCATCAGCAGCGTTCCTGGCATGTCCAGCCGATCAAAAATCATTGCCTTGATAATCTCTTCACCCGCGGCCAGACCGATCGTTTGTGAAATATGCTCACCAACGTCTTTCCAGCGCACGTCAGCCAATTCATGCACCGGCCGATAGATCAGATGGCCAAGATTGGTGAACATGAACAGATGCGCCAGCGTACTGGTTTCTTGGATCAGCAGCGGATAGTCGTCTTCTCGCAAACCATCTTCTTCAACGTTGGAAGCTTTAAATGACCGCAGACTGCTGCGCTTGATATAGCCGGCTTTAGAAACTAATACGACCACGTCTTCTTTGGCGACCGTAACCTTAGTGTCGATCTCCAGTTTTTGAACCTTGCTTTGAATCTCAGTCCGGCGCGGTGTCGCAAATTCTTTTTTAATCGTCCGCATTTCTTGGCGCAGCACTTTGGCCAGCTCATTTTCATCGCTTAAGATCAGCTGGTATTCGGCAATCTGATCATTCAGACGCTTTTGCTCATCTTCAAGCGCCGTCACGTCAGTATTGGTCAGCCGGTACAGCTGCATGGTAACAATGGCTTCGGCCTGCGGATCATCAAAGCCCAGCGATTCAATCAGATTCTGTTTGGCATCAGCCCGGTTTTTAGAAGCTCGAATCGTTTTGATAACCTGATCAAGCATGCTGAGCGCCTTGATCAAGCCTTCAACGATGTGGAGCCGTTTTTGCGCCTTATTTAAATCAAAGCGCGTCCGCCGCATAATGATCTCTTTTTGGAAGCTCAGATAAGACGTTAAAATATGCTTTAAGCCTACCCGCATTGGCCGCTGATTGTCGATTGCCACCATATTGAAGTTATAGTTGATCTGCAGGTCGGTGTTTTTTAGCAGATAGTTTAAGATTCCCTCGGCATTGGCGCCGCGCTTCAGCTCAATTGCGATGCGCAGGCCGCTGCGGTCAGTCTCATCACGCGCCTCAGCGATTCCCTCAACCTTTTTGGCCAGACGCAGGTCATTGATTCGCTTGACCAGCTGGGCCTTGTTGACCTCATATGGAATCTCCGTGATATTGATCTGCTGCCGACCGCCACGCAGCGTCTCGATACTGGTCTTGGCCCGTACGACAATGCGTCCCCGACCAGTTTCATAAGCTTTTTTGATTCCTTCCTTGCCTTGAATGATCCCGCCAGTTGGGAAATCAGGACCAGGCACGAATTCCATCAGTTTGTCCAGACTGACTGTGGGATGACCAAGCAGGTAGATCAGTGCATCGATCAGCTCGCCCAGATTATGCGTCGGAATTTCCGTAGCATAACCAGCCGAGATCCCGGTCGCGCCGTTAACCAAAAGATTGGGAATGCGGGCTGGCAAGACAGTCGGCTCTTTTTCGGTATCGTCAAAGTTCAGCGTCATATCAACCGTATCTTTGTCGATATCCTTAAGCATCAAGCCGGCAATCTTGCTTAAACGAGCTTCGGTATAACGCATGGCAGCCGGTGGATCACCATCCATCGACCCGTTGTTGCCGTGCATTTCAATCAATGGGTCACGCAGCTTCCAATCCTGACTCATCCGGACCAGCGCCTCATAAATGGAACTGTCGCCGTGCGGGTGGAAGTTACCCATTACGTTACCGACTGACTTGGCTGACTTGCGAAAGCCCTTATCATAGGTATTGCCATCCTTGTTCATGGCAAACAGAATCCGGCGCTGAACCGGCTTGAGGCCATCGCGAATATCCGGCAGGGCCCGTTCTTGAATAATGGACTTGGAATACCGGCCGAAGCGATCGCCCATCAAGTCTTCCAAAGTCATATTTTCGATTTTTGGTTCACTCATTGACTTTCACCTCTTACTTTTGATTCCAGGTATTGATCGTAGGCGTTTTGGCCTTTTGACCGCGATTTTCCATCAGCTGATCAGACTCTTCGTCATCGCTCAGCGTAAATTGCACGTTTTCTTCAATCCATTTCCGACGTGGTGCAACCTTATCGCCCATCAAGGTAGTGACGCGCTTTTCAGCCAGCTCGGCATCTTCTATCCGCACTCGAATCAGCGTCCGTGTGTCAGGATTCATCGTGGTTTCCCAAAGCTGATCGGCATTCATTTCACCAAGCCCCTTGAAACGCTGCAGCTGAGCTCCGCGAATCTTTTTGGTCATCTGCGTCAGCTGATCGTTGGTCCAGGCATACTGAATCTTGGTTTTGGCTCCTTTGCCAGACTGGATGCGATACAGCGGCGGCAAGGCAATGTAGACCTTACCGGCTTCGATCATTGGCCGCATGTACTTGTAGAAGAACGTCAGCAGCAGAATCTGGATGTGGGCCCCATCGTCGTCGGCATCAGTCATGATGATGATCTTGTCGTAGTTGGAGTCCGCGACGTTGAACTCGCTGCCGACCCCCGCGCCAACCGTATAGATGATCGTATTAAGCTCTTCGTTTTTCAAGACGTCATCCAGCTTGGCCTTTTCTGTATTGAGAACCTTACCACGCAATGGCAGGATCGCCTGAAACTTCCGATCGCGTCCCTGCTTGGCACTCCCACCGGCTGAATCACCCTCAACCAAGAACAGCTCATTTTTAGCGGCATCTTTTGACTGGGCCGGCGTCAGCTTGCCGGACAGATTGCGTTCTTTACGGCCTTTGCGCTTGGAGCCGCGTGATTCGTCACGAGCCTTGCGCGCGGCTTCTCTTGCCTGGCGAGCCTTGAGTGCTTTTCTGATCAGCTGCTGAGCTTCATCGCCATTTTCCAGCAGCATGTAGCTTAGCTGATCGCTGACGATTGAGTCCACGATCTTACGGGCTTCTGGCGTCCCCAGCTTGTCTTTAGTCTGGCCCTCAAACTGCAGGATGCGTTCCGGAATTCGTACTGAGACGACTGCCGTCAAGCCTTCGCGAACGTCAGACCCTTCCAGATTCTTGTCGCGTTCCTTGAGCAGACCGACTTTTCTGGCGTAGTCATTGAAGGTTTTGGTCCAGGCATTGCGAAAACCGGCTTCATGCGTTCCCCCATCTGGAGTGCGCACGTTGTTGACAAAGCTCAAGACGTTTTCTGAATAGCCATCGTTATACTGAGCCGCAACCTCAACCTCAACGCCATCCTGCTTACCGTCAAAGTACATGATCTGACCCAGTGTATCCTTGTCCTCATTGAGGTAGCCGACAAAGTCCTTGATGCCATTTTCAAACTGGAATACCTCTTCTTTTTCCTGACCAGCGCGCTTATCAGTCAGCGTAATCTTTAGGCCCTTTAGCAGGAATGCCGATTCACGCAGCCGTCTTGCCAAAGTATCGTAGTTGTAGACCGTCGTAGAAAAGATTTTTGGATCCGGCTTAAAGGTAACCGTCGTTCCGGAACCCGCACGCGTATTGCCTAATTTTTTGAGCGTGCCGACCGGATTGCCGCCATTGACGAATTTTTCTTGATAGCGAACGTGATCGCGCACGATCGTCAGTGTTAGTTTGGTTGAAAGAGCATTCACGACTGAGGCCCCAACCCCATGCAGCCCACCGGAAGTCTTGTAGCCATCGTCTTGACCAAACTTCCCCCCGGCATGCAGCACGGTCATGATGACTTCTGGCGTCGGTTTGCCAGAAGCATGCATTCCAACTGGCATCCCACGACCATGATCCTGAACCGTGATTGAATTGTCGGGTTCGATCGTCACGTTGATTTCATCACCAAAGCCAGACAAAGCCTCATCGACCGCGTTGTCAACGATTTCATATACCAAATGGTGCAGGCCATAGGTATCCGTTGAACCAATATACATCCCAGGCCGTTTGCGCACCGCCTCCAGCCCCTTAAGGATTTTAATGGAGGATGCATCATATTGATATTCTTGTTCTGCCAACGAAAGGCCCTCCTCATAATTTTTTAGTAACGTTTTTTAATATAACTGATTTGACAAAATTTAGCAAAGAAATTTTGCAAACATTTGTGCCCCATTATTTTAGCATATCAAACAAAAGTTGCCGATGCCACTCAATGTGCTATTATAACAATTATGCAATTATTATCGAGGGAGTTTTGAATGATTTATGATTTTTAAAATCTGTTTAATGGCAGTCATTGCCTACCTTTTGGGCTCGATTCCCTGGGGACTTTGGATCGGCCAGGTATTCTACCACAAGGATATTCGTCAGCTGGGCAGCGGTAATATCGGCACGACCAATACCCTGCGCGTTTTGGGACCTAAAGCAGGCGTAACCGTATTGTTTCTTGATATGTTCAAGGGGACGCTGGCAGCCTGTCAGCCATATTTCTTTCACTGCAGCCAGACCGTCAGTCCGCTTTTGATTGGCTTATTTGCCGTTTTGGGCCATACCTGCTCGATTTTTGATCACTTTCATGGCGGCAAGGCCGTTGCCACCAGTGCCGGGATCTTGCTGGCATATAACCCGCTGCTCTTTTTGGTTGCCTGGGCCATCTATCTGACGGTATTATTGTTGACCAGCATGGCTAGTGCGGCTGGCATGGTTGGCATTACCGCGATTTTCATCATTGCCTTATGCATTCACGACTGGATCTTGGCAGCCATTGCCGGGTTCTTGACGGTGGTAATCATCTGGCTGCACCGTGCCAACATCAAGCGCATCTTCAATGGTACCGAATCGCTGGTTCATTTTGGATTGGGCTATCGGCGGCAGCAAAAACGAAAGCAAAAATAATTAAGCTGATGATCGCATCACTTGGCATTAAAGACCGAGCTGAATGCGATTTTTATTTTGCTGATAAATTTAGGCAACCGATTTCCTAAACCCTCTTGCAAAAAGAATTGAAAGCGCTTATAATCTGGTGTAACGATTTCCTAAAGTTGAATTTAAACATCGAGGTGCTTTTTATGAGTTCATTTAATCAACAAAGTTTTCAGCTTAATGGCAAGGTAGCATTGATCACTGGCGGTGCCAGCGGTCTGGGTCAAAACTATTCAAAGGCGCTGTCGCTTTACGGCGCGGATATTTTTGTCGTTTCCAACTCGCAGCGCGGCTGGGAAGAAACTCGTCAAGCAGTCGAAGGCAATGGACAAAAGATCGGCTTTCTGCAGTGCGACATCACTGAACCGGACTGTGCCGATGAAATCATCGCGCAATGCGTTAAGGAAATGGGTGGTCTGGATATTTTGGTCAACAATGCCGGCATTCAGATCCGCAATGACGTCTTAGCGTTCAAGGATGAAGACTGGGACAAGGTGATCAATTTGAATCTCAACGCGCTCTACCACATGTCACAGGCCGCAGCTAAGTATATGGCTAAGCAAAAGCACGGCAAGATCATCAACATTGGCTCAATGCAATCCTACCGTGCCGGCAAGTTCATCTTCCCCTACACGGCAGCCAAACATGGCGTGTTAGGTCTGACCAAAGCCTACGCTGATGCCCTTTCCAAATACAACATTCAAGTCAACGGTCTGGCACCGGGCTACATTTTAACGGATATGACGAAGGCGCTGGCCGAGGATCCGGTTCGGGGGCCTGAGATCAAAGAACACATTCCATCCGGTGAATGGGGCCGTCCTGAACAATTGATGGGGCCAATGGTATTTTTAGCCAGTCCAGCATCTGATTACGTAACTGGTGTAATGCTGCCGGTTGATGGCGGCTACCTGCTGCGCTGATCAAATTCAACTGAAATCAAAAAGACGTGGTGATCACCACGTCTTTTTTGATTCATTAGAACGGCTGAATGGCAAACGCATAGTCCTCATGCTTGCCAGGCGCCAGTCGACTCATCACCTGTTTGTCTTCAAGTCTGCCGTCACTGTGAATACTGTCGGCAATCCCCCACCACGGCTCAACGCACACCAGGTTGGCCTGGGCTGGATATGGCGACCAGACGCCAACAAATGGTGCACCGTTAACCTGAACGTGAACCCCGTGATTAGTCTGCGGTTCCGTCAGCGTCGCCGTAAATGGCATGCCCTTGGTTGCAAAGATCAAGGCATCCTCATCGAACAGCTCATGATCCAGTGTGATGGGCTGCTGCATGTGCAGAACCGCTGGATGTTCCAGATCATTAAATGGACCAGGTGCCACCAATTTAACCTGTTGATAGTCAATTGCCGGCGAAACACTGAACTGAGTCGTTTCAAAACTGCCCTGTTCATCAACCGGTACGTTAAAACCAGGGTGCGCACCCAAAGCATAGATCAACGTCTGGTCATTGCTTGGGTTTTCAACACGATAGCTGACCAGCAGGCGATCCTCATCCAGCTGATAGGCAATCGTCAACACAAAAGCAAATGGGAAGGCTGCCCGTGTTTTTTCATCATCGCGTAGCTCAAAAACTACCCGCTCACTGCTCTGTTCCACGACCTGAAACTCCCGATCGCGGGCAAAACCGTGCTGCGTCTGATGATAGACCTTGCCTTGATATTCGTATTGATCATCCTTGAGTCGGCCGACAAACGGAAACAGGACGGGTGCCTGCCGTTTCCAAGACTTTGGGTCACCCTGCCACAAATATTCTATTCCCTCTGCATTCCGCTTAATGCTGTGCATCTGGGCGCCTAGTGGATCAATCTGTACCGTCAGCTGCTCGTTTTCAATCTGAATCATCTCTCGTCATCCTTTCAAACTCTCAATGGACAATGGTATATGCCAAAAGCCCTCTAATCTGCACAATAACAGATTGAGAGGGCTTTCGCAAGTCTATCTTTTAATTTTGGACTGATTCTTCGTAGTCGCCATTAGGACAAACGATCTGCTTGCCCTTCTTAACCTTCTTTTCAATCAAGAAATGACCGTCTTTAGGACAATTGCGGCCAATTGGCTTGTCCCATGAAACAAAATCACATTCAGGGTAGCGCGAGCAGCCATAAAAGACGCGATTCTTCTTGGACTTGCGCTCAACCACGCTCCCTTGCCCACACTTAGGACAGGTTACGCCGATATCCTTAACGATTGCCTTGGTGTTGCGGCAGTTCGGGAAGCGCGAGCAGGCATGAAACTTGCCATAGCGGCCCATCTTAACGACCATTGGCGCCCCACAGATCTCACAATTGCTGCCGGCAAGTTCATCATGCATCTCGATTTTGGCAACCTGTTCCTCAGCAGCCTGGACTTCTTTAGAAAATGGCTGGTAGAACTTGTCAACGACCTTAACCCAGTTTTCCTTGCCTTCTTCGATCCGGTCCAAGTCGTCTTCAACTTCGGCCGTAAACTTGACATTGACGATTTCTGGGAACTGCTTGACGATGATCTGGTTGACGATCTCACCCAGCTCGGTTGGCTCAAAGTGGCGCGATACCAAACGAACATAGTAGCGGCGCTGAATCGTGTCCAGCGTTGGCGCATAGGTGGAAGGCCGGCCGACCCCGTTTTCTTCCAGCGTCTTGATCAAGGCAGCTTCTGTATAGCGAGCAGGCGGCTGCGTGAAGTGCTGTGCCGGGTCGTCACTGATCATTTGGACCTGGTCGCCTTGATTTAGATCCGGCAAAACATTGTCTTTTTCCTGACCACGCTTGTAAACCTTGGTAAAGCCATCAAATTTGACCTTGGACCCGTTGGCATGAAAGTCGACCCCGTTTTGGCTCAAGGAAACGGCCATCGTATCAACAATCTGCGGCGTCATCTGACTGGCCACGAATCGGCTCCAGATCAGGCTGTAGAGCTTATATTGATCAGCCGTCAGATACTGTTTCATCTCTGCGGGCGTACGGTTGACCGATGTTGGCCGGATCGCTTCGTGCGCGTCTTGGGCCCCTTCCGGCAGCTTGCCCTTGACTGGCTTGATTGCGGCATACTGCTCACCATAGTTTTCATGAATAAACTGAGAAGCTTCCTGTTTGGCAATTGAGGCAATCCGCGTAGAGTCGGTACGCATATAGGTGATCAGACCGACCGCGCTGCCATGCCCAAGCGTAATCCCTTCATACAGCTGTTGGGCGGCCATCATCGTCTTGCGCGTTCGGAAGTTCAGACGACGGTTGGCATCCTGCTGCAT
This region includes:
- a CDS encoding iron-containing alcohol dehydrogenase family protein, with the protein product MFKRTIRLSPGIYVNEPGALKKLPELIKAFMLEKLVILTDQTVLKVIPQYLPADFLTRYPVEIFNGSCEFAEIDRLTKQLKAYDGIIAFGGGQLMDTAKVVSDRLNNVLINVQTVPSNCAAFTTKSIVYSPTHEMIASVREKKPVDAVILEPELLKNAPLEYLRSGIGDTLAKYYEIRRRLTDDQMHSLSLSLARDLIERCRQEMLKVDDPRSLNGLDLQNFIDTIFLAASLVDGLADLDGRSVAAHTFYNAYVKVIGPQRFTHGEIVALGNLFQVTLEDDPALIKEIRAYYPKVGLPLSLAALGITQAEQLDSLAEYMAKPDNIRMQSIFPGITATTIRKTLAKLI
- a CDS encoding zinc-ribbon domain-containing protein, whose product is MKVCPNCGSEVLENAQYCTRCGWHFETVANQKTADQEIQPASIASENSESPATEPISEPRAISAAAERPQATAGQHESQTSTDPVHAQKAAEPSYQNAMAPSREEVSDVQNVTEQPHPLVNNPKAASQPAKPDPKAAVSAAGEAKANQESASFKSRAEARKQSESSTTGDSFELTLDLEHTKQGFKRAWAWLIESLRHPSDYQQPSWRWTGLTMQIIEALLAVVTIGWMVDHLSAKLAQLASGSAIVFHIKAMTTGSFFLLWLLIVVAMLLMSAVAYVFKRYVSGIEGGDYVDMINHLTWSSNFNVILLLVSLLLASLTSSLGMMTLIGVILLTALGMFALALADTMLEAGSQKLDRMYGALIVLVINGLIVFAAISLGGQLIKEMIVALMLQLF
- a CDS encoding manganese-dependent inorganic pyrophosphatase, whose amino-acid sequence is MSKELVFGHQKPDTDAITAAMAFSYFENELGYETEAVALGEPNDETKYALNYFNMEAPRVVKTVANETDKVMLVDHNEPQQSAADIDQVTVTHLVDHHRIANFNTAQPLWITARPYGCVSTIITELFQEKHIEIPANLAGMMMSAIISDTLLLKSPTTTDHDGEALKYLAKVAGVEDYEAYGIEMLKAGTNLAAKSDADIVDGDAKTFELGDAKLRIGQVNTVDLDDVFSRQADLEKTMQQLNDENGYDTFILIATNILNSDSDLLVVGGNTEKVEQAFGKKLGDNHRMNLPGVVSRKKQVVPPLTDVFEG
- a CDS encoding lanthionine synthetase LanC family protein — its product is MSTNQYLPIAIKTANWLDEHIIKTDHGITWDISQSFQGPWRYYDEASMYAGASGIVKFYLELAQISGNQRYLDTAVAAGHELAARILKRNPHLDKAFSRYAFTTGLSGVAQALDWINQEHHEAVFDHAIIKILNGIVNDQKQDGSWSGQIGIVADGGTALLLGRLGSRYLIDGLQDALIKFGDYVLAHKRIDEHGQSFYVGLDLKFVGGPIGKFNTGFPLGPAGVAFTLLKLAELTGENRFIDGTKGIREFYEYYNDGKGLLLPHYHPDTEHICYVGYCGGPVGTARYFYELAKQTDDAHAVADFEAAIAGLDRVQAPKKRSAGYWETDNYCCGTAGILQLFTGAYLVTNNQDYLKRAQQTATILVERATQNDRFAYWKQAFERKNPQNVTAALGFYDGAAGIASYLLQLGEVENGQLSTHRFIDDPYPAVWQQNR